The region AACAACGGAGCGTCTTTTAAAAGCTTTTAATGGTATTAATTTAACGATTGTGCATTTACCACAAAAAATAATACGGTATGTTACACCTTTAAATTCATTACAGGTTAAGATTTTAGCTTTACTTGGCATTTCTTCTGAAATTTATACGTCATTGGTAACATGATTTATGAAAAATAATAAAATTCAAAAAAATTTAAGCGAATGGACAGTTATTATAAAAATAAATATCTTTTTTTGGTTTTTAAGAATAAAATTATTTTGGCAAAAACATATTATGATTATTGGCTATGTTAGAGTATCGAAAATAAATCAGGAACCTGAACATCAACGAAATACCATTCTTGAGTTTGCTAATCGGAACAGGATCATTGTTGATGAATTTATGCGAATAGAAATTTCCTCAAGGAAAAGTAAAGAACAGAGGAAAATAGACGAACTTCTGGAAAAGACAACCCAAAATGACACACTCATCATTACGGAATTAAGCCGGCTTGGAAGAAGTTTTTCTGAGGTCATTGCTATTGTTAATGAATTAATAAATAAAGGGGTTCGCCTTATTTCGATAAAAGAAACTATTGATTTAAAAGATCACCATTCGATTCAGTCCAAAGTAATGATCACTATGTTTAGCTTGTTTTCTGAATTGGAAAGAGACCTTATCAGTCAGAGAACCAAAGAAGCACTGGCAACTAAAAAAATGAACGGAGTAAAACTCGGAAGACCTAAAGGGCCTGGAAAATCAAAACTTGATACTCATAAAGATAAAATTCAGGAATTTCTGGATAAAGATGTATCAATTCTTTCGATTTCCAAAATTTTAGGGGTAAGTTATCCAACTCTTTTTAATTTTATCAAGCAAAGAAGGATGTTAAAGGCTTCACAAAGAAATAACTAATTGATTTTAAAATATAAAATTTATAGACGGAAATTTTGAGGTTTGGGGCTTAGAACCCCAGGTTAAGATTTTAGCTCTACTTGGCTTTTCTCCTAAAATTTATACGTCATTGGTAACATGATTTATGAAAAATAATAAAATTCAAAAAAATTTAAGCGAATGGACAGTGAATAGATATTTGAATATAAAAATTTAGTAGTGCTTGCAAAAATTAAAAGAAATAGAACTGCGGATGCATAATCCGTAGCTCTTTAAAAAATGGACAAATTGACGATTTTAAAAATATAGTAAAAATTTAGATTTTAAAATTGTCCTTGATAAACATTCTGTGTTATCTTATGAATTATGAATTAGCTTGAAGAGAAATAAGTGTAAAAAATAATAATAAGGGAATACTAAAATGCCTGAAATAGCAAGATTTTATGGAATTGTAATAAAATTATTTTTTGGTGATCACCCACCACCTCATTTTCATGCCATTTATGGTGAATATGTTGGACTGTTCAATATAGATACGCTTGAAATGATAGAGGGTGATCTGCCTAAAAGAGCTAAAAAATTGGTTATTGAGTGGGCAAATATAAACAAAAATGAGTTAAAAGATATGTGGAATAAACAGGATTTTCGTAAACTTACCGGTTTGGAATAAAAAAAATGAAATATCCCAAGATACAATCAGTAAAATTAGTTGATAACCATACTTTGAGTATTGAGTTTGATAATAAGCAAAATAAAAAATATGACATAACACCATTACTGGAAAAAGAAATGTTTTCTCCATTAAAGAATCCTGCTTTGTTCAAATCGGTACAAGTAGAAAAGAAAGGTTATGCAATAACTTGGAACAATGATATTGATATTAGTGAATATGAACTATGGGTTAATGGAAAAAATAACTAAACGATATACCATCGACGTTTAATCGTTTATTGAACGGAGAAAGCAATATTTCTCCTGAAATGGCTTTAAGATTGTCAAAGTCATTAGGCCGAAGCCCTGAAAGTTGGTTAATTATGCAGGATAATTATAATTTATGGCATGTAAAAAAAAATAAATTTACAAGAAGTAAAAAAAATAAATTTATCGGCCGCATAATGGGTATTAATTAAGTTTACATAATGAGGCTTATCAGACCTGTACACAATTCAAGTCTAAAAATTTTATTCGCATAATCACTGGTTAGGCGGGGTGGTTAAAAATTGGGCGTGTGCTGGAAACAACATCGTTTGAAAAAAAGCGGAATAAAACAATTTTTATATTCGGGTAAAACTTCGAATGGCCAGAAGGGGACGGAGTGCATCAAAAAATAACGAAATCAGGCTAAAATAAAGCAAGTTGAGAAATCGTAGAAATCTCTCAGCATAAAAAAATATAAAGAAACATAAATTTTCGGCAGGCAGCCTGATCGCTGTTCACTCATCAATCAAATCAAAAGAGACTATCAGGAGACATGAAATGAAGAGATTTAACATATTTTTTGTTTTTATTTTTGCTGTTTTTTTTTAAATTCTTGCGCTGTAAAATTTACTTCTTTCCCGCAGCCTTTATATGAGGTCTCAAAAACAGAACCAGCTAGTGATGTAAATATATATATCGACTCCATTAATATAAAAGGTCTTTCTTCAGCGATATCTGATGAAGAAAGGAAAAAGATAAAAGAAGTATTTATCAGCCATCTAAAAAACACTCGCTTTTTTAAAGCTGTTCTTGATAGAAGTTTAATAAAAAATATAGATTCAGCTTCTAAAGAAAGTTATCTCATTATGGATATTCTTTTCCTTCCTAAAGACGAAGGACAATTCAATTGGTACATTACTTGGCCAGCCATTTATCCCATGCCTCTGTATTGGCCTTTGCAAACTAAGAAAGGAGATGTTTCTGTAATGATAGATTGTACTTTATATAGAGATAATGATAATAAAATAACTCTTTCGAGCCATAAATCAAATAAATATAAAGTAACTTTCTATGGTTTTTTTATAACCAAACCTATCGAAGAAAAGTTAGCACTCACTTATGAAGATGCAATTCAGGATATTGTAAGACAAATTGTTAATGATAAAAGGATGTTGTCATTAGCTGATGTATCAAAAAATATTACGTATAGTTCTAATCTTGTAAAACTTAATAATAAAAAAGTTGAAAAACCAACCGAAAATAAAGTCGTAAAACCAACGGAAAGTGAAGTTGATAAAAAGAGCGACAGTAGTGCACAAGCTGTTCCAATCGTTAGCCCATCATTCGCTTATAACCCTCTAAATTCATTGACTAGCCAACTTAAGGTGAATATCGAACCTATCATAAAAGATTTCGAAATACGAATACTTACCGATCCTAATCCTAATAAAGAATATCCTATTGTTATAGGAACTTTTGTAGATGCAGATACGAAAAAAACCAATAAATTTTCTAAAGAAATGGAAATTGTATTTCTGGAAGTAATTTTAGATAGATTCCGAAATAAACAAAATATTAAAATATTTGAAAGAAAAGACTTAGGGAGAATAGAAGAACAAGTGGCACAAGAAACCAATGAGATTCATTTTATTCAAAATGAGTGGCAAAAAATGTTGGGACAAAAACCGCTTGCTGGTTTTATTATTATTGGGGATATTTCTTTACGCTCTAACTATTTTAAAGTAAGGGCTAAACTCGTTAATATGGTTAGTGGTGATATTATTGCAAGTTCAGGAACTGAGATACCAATATTCAATATCGAACCTAAATTAATTGAAGATTATTCTATCCCAATAGGCAAACCAAAGTGAATTTATTGGAAAGAAACAAAACGGCTTAACATGTCAATAAGGCCTAACAGAAACGTAGCTAC is a window of Desulfobacterales bacterium DNA encoding:
- a CDS encoding recombinase family protein; the encoded protein is MIIGYVRVSKINQEPEHQRNTILEFANRNRIIVDEFMRIEISSRKSKEQRKIDELLEKTTQNDTLIITELSRLGRSFSEVIAIVNELINKGVRLISIKETIDLKDHHSIQSKVMITMFSLFSELERDLISQRTKEALATKKMNGVKLGRPKGPGKSKLDTHKDKIQEFLDKDVSILSISKILGVSYPTLFNFIKQRRMLKASQRNN
- a CDS encoding DUF4160 domain-containing protein, with the protein product MPEIARFYGIVIKLFFGDHPPPHFHAIYGEYVGLFNIDTLEMIEGDLPKRAKKLVIEWANINKNELKDMWNKQDFRKLTGLE
- a CDS encoding DUF2442 domain-containing protein, with protein sequence MKYPKIQSVKLVDNHTLSIEFDNKQNKKYDITPLLEKEMFSPLKNPALFKSVQVEKKGYAITWNNDIDISEYELWVNGKNN
- a CDS encoding HigA family addiction module antidote protein; its protein translation is MPSTFNRLLNGESNISPEMALRLSKSLGRSPESWLIMQDNYNLWHVKKNKFTRSKKNKFIGRIMGIN